The Geotrypetes seraphini chromosome 6, aGeoSer1.1, whole genome shotgun sequence genome includes a window with the following:
- the LOC117361990 gene encoding LOW QUALITY PROTEIN: voltage-dependent anion-selective channel protein 3-like (The sequence of the model RefSeq protein was modified relative to this genomic sequence to represent the inferred CDS: inserted 2 bases in 1 codon) yields the protein MVSGYLVLGYEGWLAGYQMAYELSKYKLVLNNFALGYKAGDFQLHTNMNNGTEFRGSIYQKVAEIVETSVNLAWTAGSNNTHFGIAVKYQWDVDISLSAKVNNASLIEVGYTQCLRPGVKLTXSALVDGKNFNGGHKVGMGFELEA from the exons ATGGTAAGTGGCTATTTAGTGTTGGGCTATGAAGGTTGGCTTGCAGGGTACCAGATGGCTTATGAATTAAGCAAATACAAATTGGTCCTGAATAACTTTGCTTTGGGTTACAAAGCTGGAGACTTTCAGTTACACACTAACATGAACAATGGTACAGAGTTCAGAGGTTCTATCTATCAGAAGGTTGCTGAGATTGTGGAAACCTCAGTAAACCTGGCCTGGACGGCTGGTAGCAATAACACTCATTTTGGAATTGCAGTCAAGTATCAATGGGATGTAGACATCTCTCTTTCTGCTAAAGTTAACAATGCCAGTCTCATTGAAGTTGGATACACCCAGTGTCTTCGACCTGGTGTGAAACTAAC CTCTGCTTTGGTTGATGGCAAGAACTTTAATGGAGGTCACAAAGTTGGGATGGGATTTGAGCTGGAGGCTTAA